A single window of Desulfuromonas sp. TF DNA harbors:
- a CDS encoding NfeD family protein, protein MSRSRTLIKYVLLQGPALALLVLVLLLVRRWTDYHPWIFWTVLALWIIKDAAMYPVYRKALSSNGRSDSVIGARGIARERIAPSGYILVRGELWRARLREGSPAVEEGDPVRVLKIEGLTLEIVPEREE, encoded by the coding sequence ATGTCCCGATCCCGCACCCTGATAAAATACGTCCTGCTGCAGGGACCCGCGCTGGCGCTGCTGGTCTTGGTCCTGTTGCTGGTGCGCCGCTGGACCGATTATCACCCCTGGATCTTCTGGACGGTTCTGGCCCTGTGGATCATCAAGGATGCCGCCATGTACCCGGTCTACCGCAAGGCCCTCTCCTCGAACGGACGGTCCGATTCGGTGATCGGAGCCCGGGGAATCGCCCGGGAGCGGATTGCGCCTTCCGGCTATATTCTCGTGCGGGGAGAGCTCTGGCGGGCCCGTCTCAGGGAGGGGTCGCCGGCCGTGGAGGAGGGAGATCCGGTGAGGGTGCTCAAGATCGAAGGGCTTACGCTGGAGATCGTTCCGGAGCGCGAGGAGTGA
- a CDS encoding putative metallopeptidase, translating to MAEECRSPSRRPPAGPVVDFSARLRTLAVDMCSRVPVLSHINTEKVLFCISRSRAAGTHGTYARIAPLRFAGGKTEYTRRRGRYIETFSQPPLYHDGREILYLIHLMLPRFLRLPFEQKLSTILHELYHISERCDGDIRRFAGRNFAHGSSRRRYNRRIDELAMHYQDSEPDRTTLDFLHLTEEGWLRREYRLSGIIVPLPRARLIDRKRI from the coding sequence ATGGCTGAGGAGTGCCGCTCGCCAAGCCGCCGCCCCCCTGCAGGGCCGGTTGTCGACTTTTCCGCGCGCCTCCGGACATTGGCCGTCGATATGTGCAGCAGGGTGCCGGTGCTCTCCCATATCAACACTGAAAAGGTGCTCTTCTGCATCTCTCGCTCCAGAGCCGCCGGCACTCACGGAACTTATGCCCGCATTGCTCCACTGCGGTTTGCCGGGGGGAAGACGGAGTACACTCGACGCCGCGGGCGCTATATCGAAACCTTCAGCCAGCCCCCCCTCTATCATGACGGTCGTGAGATCCTCTACCTGATCCATCTCATGCTGCCGCGTTTTCTTCGTCTCCCGTTCGAGCAGAAGCTCTCGACCATCCTCCACGAGCTCTATCATATCTCCGAGCGGTGCGACGGCGACATCCGCCGTTTTGCCGGCCGCAATTTCGCCCATGGCTCTTCGCGCCGGCGCTACAATCGCCGGATCGACGAACTGGCGATGCACTACCAGGACAGCGAACCCGATCGGACGACACTTGATTTCCTGCACCTCACCGAGGAAGGCTGGCTCCGGCGAGAATACCGCCTGAGCGGCATCATCGTCCCCCTTCCCCGAGCTCGCCTTATCGATCGAAAACGGATCTGA
- a CDS encoding redoxin domain-containing protein: MVSIELLKKGNILPAFCLPAASGEVVRLGEFRGRRNLVLFLTHPPGCNACEQELRELDSARGELRKEEAEVLAVIPGSSAEVRELKRRLSLSLPLLIDTAPALNGGAAMVVTDRFGEIFTVTRTGKEHQLPTPAQIAEDLAFIGVQCPE; the protein is encoded by the coding sequence ATGGTCAGTATCGAACTGCTGAAAAAAGGGAACATCCTGCCGGCTTTTTGCCTGCCGGCGGCTTCAGGGGAGGTGGTGCGGCTGGGCGAGTTCCGCGGCCGGCGCAACCTCGTCCTGTTTCTCACCCACCCTCCGGGCTGTAACGCCTGCGAGCAGGAGCTGCGTGAGCTGGACAGTGCTCGCGGCGAGCTGCGGAAGGAAGAGGCCGAGGTTCTGGCCGTCATACCGGGTTCGTCGGCGGAGGTGCGGGAGTTGAAGCGTCGCCTTTCTCTTTCACTCCCTCTTCTCATCGATACCGCCCCCGCTTTGAACGGCGGGGCGGCGATGGTGGTTACGGACCGATTCGGCGAGATCTTCACCGTCACCCGGACCGGCAAAGAGCACCAGCTTCCGACACCGGCACAGATCGCCGAGGACCTTGCCTTCATCGGAGTGCAGTGCCCCGAGTGA
- a CDS encoding energy-coupling factor ABC transporter permease: MHMADALLSPVVGGTLWAAAAGAIALCSRRVEGDQNDRQVPFMGVLGAFVFAVQMINFTIPGTGSSGHLGGGMILAILLGPASALITIASVLTVQALFFADGGLLALGCNIFNLGIIPCFVAYPLVFKRLAGSRPTQNRIICASILSSVLALQLGAFAVVLETFFSGISALPFRSFALVMQPVHLPIGLVEGVVTAMVVSYVWKIQPESLTAFGHRQAAPIRTRILAGFLLISLVMGGGLSWMASTRPDGLEWAISQVAGSKEPTASGTGVHTVLAGLQQRSALLPGYAFRQKVGVQEAGANGGEPWPFFDDGSAVSAVVGGTATLVIAFGVGLILRKRNGSS; this comes from the coding sequence ATGCACATGGCCGACGCCCTGCTCTCCCCCGTCGTTGGCGGCACCCTGTGGGCCGCTGCCGCCGGAGCCATCGCCTTATGTTCCCGCAGGGTGGAAGGTGATCAGAATGATCGCCAGGTGCCGTTCATGGGGGTTCTGGGCGCTTTTGTTTTTGCCGTCCAGATGATCAACTTCACCATACCGGGCACCGGATCCAGCGGACACTTGGGAGGAGGAATGATCCTGGCCATCCTCCTGGGACCGGCCTCCGCCCTCATCACCATCGCCTCCGTTCTCACCGTCCAGGCCCTGTTCTTCGCCGACGGAGGATTGCTGGCGCTCGGCTGCAACATCTTCAACCTCGGAATCATTCCCTGTTTCGTTGCCTACCCCCTGGTCTTCAAAAGACTGGCCGGCAGCCGCCCGACGCAAAACCGGATCATCTGCGCATCCATTCTGTCTTCCGTGCTCGCCCTCCAGCTCGGTGCCTTTGCCGTGGTTCTCGAAACTTTTTTTTCCGGGATATCCGCGCTCCCTTTTCGCTCCTTCGCCCTGGTGATGCAACCTGTTCATCTGCCCATCGGCCTCGTCGAAGGAGTGGTAACCGCGATGGTCGTGAGCTATGTCTGGAAAATACAGCCTGAGTCGCTGACCGCCTTCGGCCATCGGCAGGCTGCTCCGATTCGGACGAGGATTCTTGCGGGCTTTCTGCTGATCTCGCTGGTGATGGGGGGAGGGCTCTCCTGGATGGCGTCCACACGGCCGGACGGACTGGAATGGGCAATTTCTCAGGTGGCGGGGAGCAAGGAGCCGACGGCGTCCGGGACCGGAGTCCACACGGTGCTGGCTGGACTTCAGCAGCGATCGGCTCTTCTTCCAGGCTATGCATTCAGACAGAAAGTTGGGGTGCAGGAGGCTGGCGCCAACGGAGGCGAACCCTGGCCGTTTTTTGACGACGGCAGTGCCGTTTCTGCGGTGGTGGGGGGAACGGCCACTCTGGTGATCGCTTTTGGCGTTGGATTGATTCTCAGGAAGCGCAACGGCTCGAGTTGA
- a CDS encoding YdiY family protein, translated as MMRQLRKTAMLLLCTCWLPGFVSGEALADTVTISNGDRLTGKVVRLVEGTLTLETSYSEPILIDAENIVAVETDAPVEMRLDGGEIFKGRISAMGDGRLAIGASEEREPVLTRWEEVAAINPPPVPPAKLKGSVTVGANMQSGNTDRSAASVALEATRRDAEHRFSMSFLHNYAEEDDEINTRNTFGAFKYDYFFTLKTFGYLSVEMLKDEFKDLNLRTIIGPGAGYQFWDEERTALGLEGGIAYFNEDREEGEDDHWITGRLAGNFRYRLLDRIEFSEKLVFYPSLEDFGKYTLRNEASLSTPIVFGWALNLSNIIDYDSDPDTEGVKKTDSYWILGLLYEF; from the coding sequence ATGATGCGCCAGCTTCGCAAGACCGCCATGCTTCTACTGTGCACCTGCTGGCTGCCGGGCTTCGTTTCGGGCGAGGCCCTGGCCGACACCGTCACGATCAGCAATGGCGACCGCCTCACCGGAAAGGTGGTCCGCCTGGTCGAGGGGACGCTCACCCTCGAGACATCCTACTCGGAGCCCATACTCATCGACGCAGAAAATATCGTCGCTGTCGAAACGGACGCTCCGGTGGAAATGCGCCTCGATGGCGGAGAGATATTCAAGGGCAGGATTTCCGCTATGGGTGATGGCCGGCTCGCCATCGGCGCAAGCGAAGAGCGGGAACCGGTTCTTACACGCTGGGAGGAGGTCGCGGCGATCAATCCCCCTCCTGTCCCGCCGGCAAAACTCAAGGGCAGTGTCACCGTCGGCGCGAACATGCAGTCGGGCAATACCGACCGCAGTGCGGCCTCCGTGGCGCTGGAAGCCACCCGCAGGGATGCGGAGCACCGGTTCAGCATGAGCTTTCTGCACAACTACGCCGAGGAGGACGATGAGATCAACACGCGCAACACCTTCGGTGCGTTCAAATACGATTATTTCTTCACCCTCAAAACGTTCGGCTACCTTTCGGTCGAGATGCTCAAGGACGAGTTCAAGGACCTGAACCTGCGCACGATCATCGGCCCCGGCGCCGGCTATCAGTTCTGGGACGAGGAGAGGACAGCTCTAGGCCTGGAAGGCGGGATCGCCTATTTCAACGAGGATCGGGAGGAGGGGGAGGACGACCACTGGATCACCGGTCGTCTGGCGGGGAATTTTCGCTACAGGCTGCTGGACAGGATCGAATTCTCCGAAAAGCTCGTCTTTTATCCGAGCCTGGAAGATTTCGGCAAATACACCCTGCGCAACGAAGCTTCCCTTTCCACGCCGATTGTTTTCGGATGGGCCCTGAATCTGAGCAATATCATCGACTACGACAGCGACCCTGATACCGAAGGGGTGAAAAAGACGGACTCATACTGGATCCTGGGACTGCTGTACGAATTTTAG
- a CDS encoding SHOCT domain-containing protein has product MMKQFFMYPYNWLILVVGVVLLTVAIFYLIRFSGRQGGDRPERSPLDIVKERYARGEIGREEFERIKKDLE; this is encoded by the coding sequence ATGATGAAGCAATTTTTCATGTACCCCTATAACTGGTTGATCCTGGTGGTCGGGGTGGTTCTGCTGACGGTTGCCATCTTCTACCTGATTCGCTTCAGCGGGCGGCAGGGGGGAGACAGGCCGGAGAGAAGTCCGCTGGATATCGTCAAGGAGCGCTATGCCCGGGGGGAGATCGGCCGTGAAGAATTCGAAAGGATAAAAAAGGATCTGGAATAG
- a CDS encoding DUF72 domain-containing protein — protein MRLWIGTSGYSYREWTGAFYPEGLPAREMLRHYAGLLSAVEINNTFYRLPTVGMLEGWAEQVPADFRFVLKASRRITHFKRLRDAAEETSYLLRTAAVLGERLGAVLFQLPPDFKKDLSRLEEFLEQLPRARAAFEFRHPSWFDEDVEAALRAGGFALCGADRVERPLESPFNTAEWGYLRLRRPYSDEDLSAWAQKVTAQPWEEAFVFFKHEQEAQSPLWAARFREMTSAGRS, from the coding sequence ATGCGGCTATGGATAGGCACAAGCGGGTACAGCTACAGGGAATGGACCGGCGCTTTCTACCCGGAGGGGCTGCCTGCCAGGGAGATGCTGCGACACTACGCCGGGCTTTTAAGTGCGGTGGAGATAAACAACACCTTCTACCGGCTCCCCACGGTCGGGATGCTGGAGGGGTGGGCGGAGCAGGTGCCCGCCGATTTCCGCTTTGTCCTCAAGGCCTCCCGGCGCATCACCCATTTCAAGCGCCTGCGGGACGCGGCGGAAGAGACCTCCTACCTCCTGCGCACCGCGGCGGTCCTCGGCGAAAGGCTGGGGGCGGTCCTTTTCCAGCTCCCTCCCGATTTCAAAAAAGATCTCTCCCGCCTCGAAGAATTCCTTGAGCAACTCCCGCGCGCGCGTGCCGCCTTCGAGTTCCGGCATCCGTCCTGGTTCGACGAAGATGTCGAGGCCGCCCTGCGGGCGGGAGGCTTCGCCCTTTGCGGCGCCGACAGAGTGGAGCGGCCGCTGGAGAGCCCCTTCAACACGGCCGAGTGGGGATACCTGAGATTGCGAAGACCTTATTCGGACGAAGATCTTTCCGCCTGGGCGCAGAAGGTCACAGCGCAGCCATGGGAGGAGGCCTTCGTCTTCTTCAAGCACGAGCAGGAGGCGCAAAGTCCCCTATGGGCAGCGCGTTTTCGGGAGATGACCTCCGCCGGCCGGAGCTGA
- a CDS encoding AEC family transporter, translating into MSNFILIGLFVGLGLLFRRMEAFPKDSAQVLNMFALYVSLPALILLKIPQLELGSDALVAAMTPWALLLLSIALILPASRHFGWSRAKTGVLLLVVPIGNTSFMGVPMVNAFFGPSGIPYLIVYDQVGTILIFALYGSLILAMYGREGTLKVSSVARRALTFPPTIAAAAGLALRPWPYPEAVVSALHGISQSLTPLVMTAIGLQLRWRLERSVLGPLSYGLLIKLLITPLAALAVCRLLGLTGLPVDIAVFEAGMPPMVTAAALAVVAGMESELAIALVGVGIIFSFATLPIIYFLL; encoded by the coding sequence ATGTCCAATTTTATTCTGATCGGTCTTTTCGTCGGGCTTGGCCTGCTGTTTCGCAGAATGGAGGCCTTTCCAAAGGATTCGGCGCAGGTGTTGAACATGTTCGCCCTCTATGTTTCGCTGCCGGCGCTGATCCTGCTGAAAATCCCGCAGTTGGAGCTGGGGAGCGATGCGCTGGTTGCAGCCATGACCCCCTGGGCCTTGCTGTTGCTCTCCATTGCCCTGATCCTTCCTGCATCACGGCATTTCGGCTGGAGCAGGGCGAAGACCGGAGTGCTGCTGCTGGTGGTGCCGATCGGCAATACCTCGTTCATGGGCGTGCCGATGGTCAATGCCTTTTTCGGGCCGAGCGGCATTCCCTACCTGATCGTCTATGACCAGGTCGGAACCATCCTGATCTTTGCCCTCTACGGTTCACTGATCCTCGCCATGTACGGCCGGGAAGGGACGCTGAAGGTCTCCTCCGTCGCCCGGCGCGCGCTGACTTTTCCACCGACCATTGCAGCGGCGGCCGGTCTGGCGCTGCGCCCCTGGCCCTATCCCGAAGCCGTCGTCTCGGCTCTGCACGGCATCTCCCAGAGCCTGACCCCGCTGGTAATGACCGCCATCGGCCTGCAGTTGCGCTGGCGGCTGGAGCGCAGCGTGCTCGGTCCCTTAAGCTACGGCCTGCTGATCAAGCTGCTGATCACCCCGCTGGCGGCGCTGGCCGTCTGCAGGCTGCTGGGGCTGACCGGCCTGCCCGTCGATATTGCGGTGTTCGAGGCCGGCATGCCGCCGATGGTGACGGCCGCCGCCCTGGCGGTGGTCGCCGGGATGGAGAGCGAACTGGCGATCGCGCTGGTGGGGGTCGGGATCATCTTTTCATTCGCGACCCTGCCGATCATTTATTTCCTGCTGTAG
- a CDS encoding GIY-YIG nuclease family protein: protein MNWQVYIILCTDNSLYTGITTDIERRFRQHAEGRGARYFRGRGPRRVVFLEGGHCRSTASRREMEIKKMHRAEKRRLIEVEIDGADSSFLEVCPCTSG from the coding sequence GTGAACTGGCAGGTCTATATCATTCTTTGTACGGACAATTCGCTTTATACGGGCATCACCACCGATATCGAAAGACGCTTCCGTCAGCATGCCGAGGGACGGGGAGCAAGGTACTTTCGAGGGCGCGGGCCGAGGCGAGTGGTCTTTCTGGAAGGGGGGCACTGCCGCAGCACGGCCAGCCGCCGGGAGATGGAAATCAAGAAAATGCACCGGGCCGAAAAACGCCGGCTGATCGAAGTTGAGATCGACGGGGCGGATTCATCGTTTTTGGAGGTCTGTCCATGCACATCTGGGTAG
- a CDS encoding amidohydrolase family protein: MIRGKKSTLRRPVFPLPTRILCEGESGRRGEQSGEMLRVEKCLLELTDRLRKPLGMDRRRFLQSSCGMAAAFVAMNSVFGPLFAVGPAEAADPEAAAERSRTLAEQLIIDVQTHFVSPDYHSRGILGLRELAKRWNPQLQGEQTVEKIRFDNFFEEVFIKSDTALAVLSSAPADDPERYFLHNDELIRARQRVEEMAGSRRLLAHALFSPGRPGWLEDLERVIAMKPDAWKGYTVGMPFGESRWPWRLDDEKLVYPAYEKMVKAGITTVCIHKGLLPSNYKQRMAGTWQYGGVDDVPKAARDWPQLRFLIYHSAIRTGGLPTAEQLGAFEEKGEIPWVSELARIPQEHGVENVYAELGSVFAVTAVSAPRYCAGILGTLIKGMGENRVLWGTDSVWYGSPQWQIEAMRRLEIPEDLREKFGFRSLGPAGGTLKERIFAGNARQVYACDTEGLQTDEVARMKREASEKKR; encoded by the coding sequence ATGATCAGGGGAAAAAAATCGACATTAAGAAGACCGGTTTTCCCTCTGCCGACGAGAATCCTTTGCGAAGGGGAGAGCGGCCGTCGAGGAGAACAGAGCGGCGAAATGCTCCGGGTAGAAAAATGCCTGCTCGAGCTGACGGACCGCCTCAGGAAGCCCCTGGGAATGGACAGGCGCCGCTTCCTGCAAAGCAGCTGCGGCATGGCGGCTGCCTTTGTCGCCATGAACTCGGTCTTCGGTCCTCTTTTCGCCGTCGGCCCGGCCGAGGCGGCTGATCCGGAAGCCGCCGCCGAGCGCAGCCGGACTCTGGCCGAACAGCTGATCATCGATGTTCAGACCCATTTCGTCTCCCCGGATTACCACTCCAGAGGCATTCTCGGCCTGCGCGAGCTGGCCAAACGATGGAATCCCCAGCTGCAGGGGGAGCAGACGGTGGAGAAGATCCGGTTCGACAATTTCTTCGAGGAGGTTTTTATCAAGAGCGATACCGCTCTGGCGGTGCTGAGCAGCGCCCCCGCCGACGATCCGGAACGCTACTTCCTCCATAATGACGAGCTGATCCGGGCCCGGCAAAGGGTCGAAGAAATGGCCGGAAGCAGGCGCCTGCTGGCCCACGCCCTTTTCTCCCCGGGACGTCCCGGGTGGCTTGAGGATCTGGAGCGGGTCATCGCCATGAAGCCCGACGCCTGGAAGGGGTACACCGTCGGCATGCCTTTCGGTGAGTCCCGATGGCCCTGGCGGCTCGATGACGAGAAGCTTGTCTATCCCGCCTATGAAAAGATGGTAAAAGCCGGCATTACCACCGTTTGCATCCATAAAGGGCTGCTCCCCTCCAACTACAAGCAGCGGATGGCCGGGACCTGGCAATACGGCGGCGTCGACGACGTGCCGAAGGCGGCGAGAGACTGGCCGCAGCTGCGCTTTCTCATCTATCATTCGGCGATCCGCACCGGCGGACTGCCCACCGCAGAGCAGCTAGGGGCCTTCGAAGAAAAAGGTGAGATCCCCTGGGTGAGCGAACTGGCAAGAATTCCGCAGGAGCACGGGGTGGAAAATGTCTACGCGGAGCTCGGTTCGGTCTTCGCCGTCACCGCGGTCAGCGCTCCTCGCTACTGCGCCGGCATTCTGGGGACCCTGATCAAGGGGATGGGCGAGAATCGGGTTCTCTGGGGAACGGATTCGGTCTGGTACGGCTCGCCGCAGTGGCAGATCGAGGCCATGCGCCGACTGGAGATTCCGGAGGATCTGCGGGAAAAATTTGGTTTCCGCTCCTTGGGCCCTGCGGGTGGCACATTGAAAGAGCGCATCTTTGCCGGCAATGCACGGCAGGTTTACGCCTGTGACACCGAAGGGCTGCAAACGGACGAGGTGGCGCGGATGAAGAGAGAGGCTTCGGAAAAGAAGCGCTGA
- a CDS encoding YaiI/YqxD family protein, whose amino-acid sequence MHIWVDADACPRVIKEILYRAAERVRVQLTLVANKPLSIPSSRFIRSVRVGAGFDVADNEIVRRLQSGDLVITADIPLAAEVIEKGGHVLDPRGEFFTEDNIRERLTLRNFMDELRGAGIETGGPAALNHSDRMAFANRLDHFLCRSAAG is encoded by the coding sequence ATGCACATCTGGGTAGATGCCGACGCCTGTCCCAGGGTCATCAAGGAAATCCTCTACCGGGCCGCCGAGCGGGTCCGCGTCCAGCTGACCCTGGTCGCCAATAAGCCTTTGTCGATTCCGTCGTCGCGTTTCATCCGGAGCGTCCGGGTGGGGGCCGGGTTCGACGTGGCCGATAACGAGATCGTCCGTCGGTTGCAGTCCGGCGACTTGGTGATCACCGCCGACATCCCGCTGGCCGCCGAAGTGATTGAAAAGGGGGGGCACGTTCTGGACCCGCGGGGGGAATTTTTCACCGAAGACAATATCCGCGAGCGGCTGACCCTGCGCAACTTCATGGACGAACTGCGCGGAGCGGGGATCGAGACCGGCGGACCGGCGGCCTTGAACCATTCGGACCGCATGGCTTTCGCCAATCGGCTGGATCATTTTCTGTGCCGGTCAGCGGCGGGATGA
- a CDS encoding cytochrome P450 gives MPRIPNDRMPDSTMTLMLEGYNFISDRCRRFDSDLFETRLLLRKTICMTGPEAAELFYDSERFQRQGAAPQRLLKTFFGAPGVQGLDGEAHRHRKRMFMSLMTPEAISRLTELTSKSWLADIGEWEGHKELVLFDHVRRVLCRAVCEWAGVPLPEEDVERRADEFEAMVDGSGGMGLRYRRGVRARKTTEEWIEGIIEQVRGGALRPPEDGALSRIARHHDPEGKLLDPRVAAVEVINILRPTVAVSRYVVFAALALHRHPEYRGILQAGGEDDLENFVHEVRRFYPFFPFVAARVRKSFEWKGYSFPEGRRVLLDLYGTNHDPRTWETPQEFRPERFRRWNKSAWNFLPQGGGDHYENHRCAGEWITIELMKTAVRHLCRSMTYEVPMQNLQIRFSRIPAIPESRFVIANVKRCPDPAP, from the coding sequence ATGCCTCGGATACCGAACGACAGAATGCCCGACAGCACCATGACCCTGATGCTCGAGGGCTACAACTTCATTTCCGACCGGTGCCGGCGGTTTGACTCCGATCTTTTCGAAACACGGCTCCTGCTGCGGAAAACCATCTGCATGACAGGCCCGGAGGCGGCCGAACTCTTTTACGACAGTGAGCGTTTTCAGCGGCAGGGGGCCGCTCCGCAAAGGCTGCTGAAGACTTTTTTCGGGGCTCCAGGGGTGCAGGGACTCGACGGCGAGGCGCATCGGCATCGCAAGCGGATGTTCATGTCGTTGATGACCCCCGAGGCGATCAGCCGACTGACGGAGCTCACCTCCAAAAGCTGGCTGGCGGATATCGGCGAATGGGAAGGCCATAAGGAGCTCGTCCTCTTCGACCATGTGCGCCGGGTCCTCTGCCGGGCCGTCTGCGAATGGGCCGGCGTGCCGCTGCCGGAAGAGGATGTCGAGCGAAGAGCGGATGAATTCGAGGCGATGGTCGACGGCTCCGGAGGAATGGGGCTGAGATACCGGCGGGGAGTGCGGGCCAGGAAAACCACGGAAGAATGGATCGAGGGGATAATCGAGCAGGTGCGCGGCGGCGCCTTGAGGCCCCCCGAAGACGGCGCCCTCAGCCGGATCGCCCGGCACCACGATCCGGAGGGGAAGCTGCTCGACCCGCGGGTGGCGGCCGTGGAGGTGATCAATATTCTGCGCCCGACGGTAGCCGTTTCCCGCTATGTGGTCTTTGCCGCCCTGGCCCTGCACAGGCATCCCGAATACCGGGGGATTCTGCAGGCCGGGGGGGAGGACGATCTGGAGAATTTCGTGCATGAGGTCCGCCGCTTCTACCCGTTTTTCCCCTTCGTAGCGGCTCGGGTGCGCAAGAGCTTCGAGTGGAAGGGCTACTCCTTTCCGGAGGGAAGGAGAGTCCTCCTCGATCTGTACGGAACCAATCACGATCCCAGGACCTGGGAGACGCCGCAGGAGTTCCGGCCGGAGCGCTTCCGCCGCTGGAATAAAAGCGCCTGGAATTTCCTCCCCCAGGGGGGCGGGGACCACTATGAGAACCACCGCTGCGCCGGGGAGTGGATCACTATCGAGCTGATGAAGACGGCGGTGAGGCACCTGTGCCGGTCCATGACCTATGAAGTGCCGATGCAGAACCTGCAGATCCGATTTTCCAGAATTCCGGCCATCCCCGAGAGCCGCTTCGTGATCGCAAACGTGAAGCGATGTCCCGATCCCGCACCCTGA
- a CDS encoding DEAD/DEAH box helicase encodes MEFQKFNFHPQVMEGTAAAGYTKPTPIQTQAIPPVMEGRDVMGLAQTGTGKTAAFALPILHRLSQGGRGHVRALVIAPTRELAEQIHESFNDLGQKTPLRSLTVYGGVSVNPQIQKLKRGAEIVVACPGRLLDHLKQGTIDLSRLDVLVLDEADQMFDMGFFPDIRRILQHLPKKRQTLLFSATMPNEIRKLAHDILSDPVTVQVDTVAPATTVSHALYPVKQHLKTDLLLALLQHTDTESVLVFTRTKHRAKRLGEKLEKSGYKAASLQGNLSQNRRQAALDGFRDGTYQVLVATDIAARGIDVSQISHVVNYDIPDTPEAYIHRIGRTGRAARTGDAFTLVTAEDTAMVQAIERVLSAPLDRRIVEDFDYAVPAPKKDGEFARPPRQPAPRRKPSGAGKSGAPKAPSPARPSRGQEAQAAGAPPRKRSRGAQRRPRAGGN; translated from the coding sequence ATGGAGTTTCAGAAATTCAATTTTCACCCCCAGGTCATGGAAGGCACTGCTGCAGCGGGTTATACGAAACCGACGCCGATCCAGACGCAGGCGATCCCACCGGTTATGGAAGGACGCGACGTCATGGGTCTGGCTCAGACCGGCACCGGAAAGACCGCCGCATTCGCCCTGCCGATTCTGCATCGCCTGTCGCAGGGAGGGCGTGGACATGTCCGGGCCCTGGTCATTGCACCTACCCGCGAACTGGCCGAGCAGATCCACGAGTCATTCAATGATCTGGGGCAGAAGACCCCCCTGCGCAGCCTCACCGTCTACGGGGGTGTGAGCGTCAATCCGCAGATCCAGAAGCTGAAGCGCGGGGCAGAAATCGTCGTCGCCTGTCCGGGGCGCCTTCTCGACCATCTCAAGCAGGGGACCATCGACCTCTCTCGTCTGGATGTGCTGGTCCTCGACGAGGCCGACCAGATGTTCGACATGGGATTTTTCCCAGACATCCGGCGGATTCTGCAGCACCTGCCCAAAAAGAGACAGACCCTTCTCTTCTCGGCGACGATGCCGAACGAAATCCGCAAGCTGGCCCACGACATCCTCAGCGACCCGGTCACCGTCCAGGTCGACACCGTCGCCCCGGCAACCACGGTCAGTCATGCCCTCTATCCGGTCAAACAGCACCTGAAGACCGATCTGCTCCTTGCCCTTCTGCAGCATACCGATACCGAATCGGTGCTGGTCTTCACCCGCACCAAGCACCGCGCCAAGCGCCTCGGTGAAAAGCTGGAGAAGTCCGGCTACAAGGCGGCCTCGCTGCAGGGAAACCTTTCCCAGAACCGCCGGCAGGCGGCCCTCGACGGTTTCCGTGACGGCACTTATCAGGTCCTGGTGGCGACCGATATCGCCGCTCGCGGCATCGACGTCTCTCAGATCTCTCACGTCGTCAACTACGATATTCCCGACACTCCCGAGGCGTATATCCACCGCATCGGCCGAACCGGCCGCGCCGCCCGCACCGGCGACGCTTTTACCCTCGTGACTGCTGAAGATACCGCGATGGTGCAAGCCATCGAGCGGGTGCTCAGCGCCCCGCTTGATCGCCGCATCGTGGAGGATTTCGACTACGCCGTGCCGGCGCCGAAGAAGGACGGAGAGTTCGCCCGCCCCCCTCGCCAGCCGGCACCTCGGCGCAAACCGTCCGGGGCCGGTAAAAGCGGTGCCCCCAAAGCCCCCTCTCCGGCGCGGCCGTCGAGAGGCCAGGAAGCACAGGCCGCCGGCGCTCCGCCCCGCAAGCGTTCGCGCGGCGCCCAGCGCCGGCCCCGCGCAGGCGGCAACTGA